In Penaeus monodon isolate SGIC_2016 chromosome 7, NSTDA_Pmon_1, whole genome shotgun sequence, the following are encoded in one genomic region:
- the LOC119575570 gene encoding LOW QUALITY PROTEIN: 1-acyl-sn-glycerol-3-phosphate acyltransferase delta-like (The sequence of the model RefSeq protein was modified relative to this genomic sequence to represent the inferred CDS: inserted 1 base in 1 codon), translated as MCSVIHNTTYLDLLQLYGKAQPITELLHEHRFAWFLNLNVVCGKMNCHPHHKWDLSQIPIWLRSHLTHSGRKPSIPIIGLQKNDATVLNLRFLISFENEIQGRRFFYTSEITFDHSKSVLEIVKEKVLFLAEWWSGSDVRVFASEECFNKXGKEHALIIMNHTYEVDWLMGWIIADRSKTLGSAKVFVKKMMQYVPTIGWAWRCSDIIFLNRNWQEDKRIMQNQIKEFFDYPYPVWMLLFAEGTRFTPEKHEASMEFARKRGLPELKRHLIPRTRGFIQCAQSLKGKFPVIYDVTVGFNTKEGEEPTLQNMLRGHKVMSEIYVRRLPLDEVPDDDEGASKYLHDLYRTKDQLLDSYLNTGSFTKENDQPDHKGRAMPRRLFSLLNMIGWAAFVLSRILSFYYNLITSGSILSISFAIGIVIFAYICLYKMIGLTKIAKGSQYGNTGAKKKE; from the exons ATGTGTTCTGTAATTCATAACACAACTTATTTGGACCTGCTCCAACTCTATGGGAAAG CACAACCAATCACTGAACTTTTACATGAACACCGGTTTGCTTGGTTTCTAAATTTAAACGTTGTATGTGGAAAGATGAATTGTCATCCACATCACAAGTGGGACCTCAGCCAAATTCCAATTTGGCTGAGGTCCCACTT AACACATAGTGGTAGAAAACCCTCCATACCCATTATAGGTTTACAGAAAAATGATGCAACAGTTTTAAATCTGAGATTTCTTATCAGTTTTGAAAATGAAATCCAGGGAAG AAGATTTTTCTACACATCTGAAATCACTTTTGATCATAGCAAATCTGTATTAGAAATAGTTAAGGAGA aGGTGTTATTCCTGGCTGAATGGTGGTCAGGATCAGACGTTCGAGTGTTTGCATCGGAGGAGTGCTTCAACA TGGGAAAGGAACATGCTCTCATCATCATGAACCACACATATGAAGTGGATTGGCTAATGGGATGGATAATTGCAGACAGATCAAAAACTCTTGGG tctgCTAAAGTGTTTGTGAAGAAAATGATGCAGTATGTGCCAACCATAGGATGGGCTTGGAGATGTTCTGATATTATATTTCTGAATCGCAACTGGCAAGAGGACAAGAGAATCATGCAAAATCAAATCAAGGAGTTTTTCGATTACCCGTACCCAGTGTGG ATGCTCTTATTTGCCGAGGGAACCAGATTTACTCCTGAGAAACATGAAGCAAGTATGGAGTTTGCTCGGAAGAGAGGGCTGCCCGAGTTGAAGCGTCACCTGATCCCTCGCACCCGTGGCTTCATCCAGTGTGCTCAGTCTCTCAAGGGGAAATTCCCTGTTATATATGATGTCACAGTTGGGTTTAATAC GAAAGAGGGTGAGGAGCCAACTTTACAGAACATGCTTCGTGGCCACAAGGTCATGAGTGAGATTTATGTGCGACGACTTCCCCTTGATGAGGTTCcagatgatgatgaaggggctTCAAAATATCTGCATGACCTTTATAGAACAAAG GACCAGCTTTTAGACAGCTACCTCAACACAGGCAGCTTCACCAAAGAGAATGACCAGCCTGACCACAAAGGCAGAGCAATGCCAAGGAGACTCTTCTCGCTGCTTAACATGATCGGCTGGGCTGCCTTCGTCCTGTCGCGGATTCTCAGCTTCTATTACAACCTCATAACAAGTGGTTCCATCCTTTCCATATCATTTGCAATAGGCATTGTTATCTTTG CATACATTTGCTTGTACAAGATGATCGGCCTGACAAAGATTGCCAAGGGGTCGCAGTATGGCAACACAGGCGCGAAGAAGAAAGAGTAA